One region of Natronorubrum aibiense genomic DNA includes:
- the bioD gene encoding dethiobiotin synthase, whose protein sequence is MSDPIAVVGTDTGVGKTVVTAGLTRWLRERGVDARAIKPAQTGFPPDDDAGFVTEACGDPDAATCCRYLEPPLAPRVAAARTGAELTYDSILTACRDAVADVDRPIVEGIGGLRVPLAGDHEVIDLVDDLEATALVVTRSGLGTLNHTALSVEALERRGIDVAGIVCNEYEGATVAERTNPPELERMTGHDVETVPPLEGETPQALADGVADGLSTAFLKQIGLDD, encoded by the coding sequence CCGTCGTGACCGCGGGCCTGACGCGCTGGCTTCGCGAGCGAGGCGTCGACGCGCGGGCGATCAAACCTGCACAGACTGGCTTTCCGCCGGACGACGACGCTGGTTTCGTCACCGAGGCGTGTGGCGACCCCGACGCCGCGACCTGTTGTCGATACCTCGAGCCGCCGCTCGCGCCGCGCGTGGCCGCCGCTCGAACGGGCGCGGAACTAACGTACGACTCGATTTTGACAGCCTGTCGGGACGCAGTTGCCGACGTCGACCGCCCGATCGTCGAAGGCATTGGCGGGCTCCGCGTGCCACTCGCTGGCGACCACGAGGTGATCGACCTCGTCGACGACCTCGAGGCGACGGCGCTCGTTGTCACCCGATCCGGACTCGGCACGCTCAACCACACCGCGCTCTCGGTCGAGGCCCTCGAGCGCCGCGGGATCGACGTTGCCGGAATCGTCTGCAACGAGTACGAAGGCGCGACAGTCGCCGAACGAACTAACCCTCCCGAACTCGAGCGAATGACCGGCCACGACGTCGAGACCGTCCCACCGCTCGAGGGCGAGACGCCACAGGCGCTGGCCGACGGCGTCGCTGACGGGCTTTCAACGGCGTTTTTAAAACAGATCGGACTGGACGACTGA